Genomic segment of Archangium lipolyticum:
GCGTGGGCGCCCTTCGTGACATTGCCATTGGCAGGAGCGCAGCAGGATCCGCGTTTACGGAGGATGCGTTCGTTCACGAAGTCGGGGCGCGCCAGGGCGGCCAGAACCGGGGCCAGGTGTCTCGGGGGCGACATCCCCGGAGGCAAAGAAGAGAGCAACTCCCATCCAGAGGTGGTGAATGACACGCATCGCGGTGCTCGGAGCAGGTGGGGTGGGGAGCGCGGCGGCGCGGTTCCTCGCGCGCGAGGGACACGAGGTCACGGTGCTCGAACAATTCGAGACCGACCACGACCGGGGCAGTTCGTACGGGACCTCGCGCATCATCCGGAAGACGTACACCGATGGCTTCTACACGACGTTGATGGGCGAGGCGTACCCGCTCTGGGACGAGCTCGAACGCGAGGCGGGCGAATCCCTGTTCGCGCGCACCGGAGGGCTGTTCTTCGGCCCCGAGGACCACCCGGAGCTGGCCGCCGTCCGGCGCGCGTTGAAGGACAACGGAGTCCCCTTCGAGGAGCTGGAGCCCGGCACGTGCGCGCGGAGGTTCCCACGGCTCCAGCTCCTGCCCGGAGAGGCCGGCGTGTTCGAGCGGGAGGCTGGGTTTCTCCGAGCCTCGGCATGTGTGCGAGCCAACCTCCGACTGGCAACCGCGCACGGGGCCCGGGTCCGCTCCCGCACTCCCGTGGAAGGTCTCGAGCCCCGCCCGGGGGGCATCCGGCTCACATTGGCTGGCGGCGAAGCGCTCGACGTCGACCGGCTGGTGGTGACGGCGGGGCCGTGGACCGCTCGACTGCTCGCCCCCTTCGTCGCCCTGCCCTTCACCGTGACCCGGCAGGTGTATTGCCACTTCGAGCCGGAGGTTCCACTGGCGGACTTCGGCGCGGAGCGGTTCCCGGTGTGGATCGATCTCGCGACGAACTTCTATGGCTTCCCGCACGATGG
This window contains:
- the solA gene encoding N-methyl-L-tryptophan oxidase, yielding MTRIAVLGAGGVGSAAARFLAREGHEVTVLEQFETDHDRGSSYGTSRIIRKTYTDGFYTTLMGEAYPLWDELEREAGESLFARTGGLFFGPEDHPELAAVRRALKDNGVPFEELEPGTCARRFPRLQLLPGEAGVFEREAGFLRASACVRANLRLATAHGARVRSRTPVEGLEPRPGGIRLTLAGGEALDVDRLVVTAGPWTARLLAPFVALPFTVTRQVYCHFEPEVPLADFGAERFPVWIDLATNFYGFPHDGQSPGVKVAWHMPGTPTDPDQVDRTLHEEDREPLRRYCAGHLPGLSSRTAHEKVCLYTMTPDSDFVVDHLPGEPRVTLVGGLSGHGFKFTVLLGRIAAWMATDRKVPWELSRFAL